One Halalkalicoccus sp. NIPERK01 DNA segment encodes these proteins:
- a CDS encoding PHP domain-containing protein → MSTTITISVDPHVHSDGSYDGHEPVELILEHAADIGLDSVVITDHDEIEQSLRAAELAPQYGLIGIPGVEVSTAHGHLLAIGVEDLPDAGRPFGETVEEVRELGGVAAVPHPFQRSRHGVRKRRIDDCDAIEVYNSMLFTGYRNRRAKAFAERHEYPKLGASDAHYLPNVGRAYTEITIETDRGLTAADITRETVIDALANGATRIQGKRTPVHKSTKQYAKGAVRKSSYLITSRMPVVPTVPASMDR, encoded by the coding sequence ATGTCTACGACCATCACGATCTCAGTCGACCCGCACGTCCACTCGGACGGCTCGTACGACGGCCACGAGCCGGTCGAACTCATCCTCGAACACGCCGCCGACATCGGGCTCGACAGCGTCGTGATCACGGACCACGACGAGATCGAGCAGTCGCTCCGTGCGGCCGAACTCGCGCCCCAGTACGGCCTGATCGGCATTCCGGGCGTCGAGGTCTCGACCGCCCACGGCCACCTGCTCGCGATCGGCGTCGAGGACCTCCCCGACGCGGGCCGCCCCTTCGGCGAGACGGTCGAGGAGGTCCGCGAACTGGGCGGCGTCGCGGCGGTTCCCCACCCGTTCCAGCGTTCGCGCCACGGCGTCCGCAAACGGCGCATCGACGACTGCGACGCGATCGAGGTGTACAACTCGATGCTGTTTACCGGCTATCGCAACCGGCGGGCGAAGGCGTTCGCCGAACGCCACGAGTACCCGAAACTCGGCGCGAGCGACGCCCACTACCTGCCCAACGTCGGGCGGGCGTACACCGAGATCACCATCGAGACCGACCGGGGGCTGACGGCGGCGGACATCACGCGCGAGACCGTTATCGACGCCCTCGCGAACGGCGCGACCCGCATCCAGGGCAAACGCACCCCGGTCCACAAGAGCACGAAACAGTACGCGAAGGGCGCGGTCCGCAAGTCCTCGTACCTGATCACCTCCCGGATGCCCGTCGTCCCCACCGTTCCGGCGTCGATGGACCGCTGA
- a CDS encoding MarR family transcriptional regulator has translation MAEPGREPVDRDKRTTLRRFAALGAASPLAAFVGSSSDSDARSAIAGYVSSTPGAHFSKIRDDLSLGTGETQHHLRRLVDAGAIESHMDGEYRRYFPTGKFSAFERRALGYLRRETPRGMVLALLANPATTGSAIAERLDVSTATVSNTAADLEEAGLLTRTDGYAVERPETLISLLVRYADSFDDRTVTFADRADEVIRYDP, from the coding sequence ATGGCAGAGCCGGGGCGAGAGCCCGTCGATCGGGACAAGCGGACGACGCTGCGGCGATTCGCCGCGCTGGGAGCCGCGAGCCCGCTCGCGGCGTTCGTCGGGTCGAGTTCCGACAGCGACGCCCGCTCTGCGATCGCGGGCTACGTCTCCTCGACGCCCGGTGCGCACTTCTCGAAGATCCGCGATGACCTCTCGCTGGGCACGGGCGAGACCCAACACCACCTCCGGCGGCTGGTCGACGCGGGCGCGATCGAGAGCCACATGGACGGGGAGTACCGCCGGTACTTCCCCACAGGCAAGTTCTCCGCGTTCGAGCGGCGGGCGCTCGGCTACCTCCGCCGGGAGACGCCCCGCGGGATGGTGCTCGCGCTGCTCGCGAACCCGGCGACGACCGGGAGCGCGATCGCCGAGCGCCTCGACGTCTCGACGGCGACGGTGAGCAACACGGCGGCCGATCTCGAGGAGGCGGGGCTTCTCACTCGAACGGACGGGTACGCGGTCGAGCGCCCCGAGACGCTCATCTCGCTTCTGGTCCGGTACGCGGACTCGTTCGACGACCGGACGGTGACGTTCGCGGATCGGGCCGACGAGGTGATCCGCTACGACCCGTAG
- a CDS encoding VTT domain-containing protein — translation MDGAPVLAFVTSPDRVVAFAEALIALASGWFGLGIVFAYSFVLGFAVVPLPSELVLFAPLDLGFSPTGRLAIIVVVSGLGKAVGSVLVLWISVSVRESDPVQKAIENSRFRIHEWSRKASIRMARRYGYLGMAIVLSIPFFPDTASVYAFSVLEDDYLRFSVAAFAGSVGRLVVVALFLEGTIGL, via the coding sequence ATGGACGGGGCTCCTGTTCTCGCCTTCGTTACGTCTCCCGACCGGGTAGTCGCGTTCGCGGAGGCGCTCATCGCGCTCGCGAGCGGCTGGTTCGGGCTGGGAATCGTCTTCGCCTACTCGTTCGTTCTCGGCTTCGCCGTCGTGCCGCTCCCGAGCGAACTCGTCCTGTTCGCGCCGCTCGATCTCGGGTTCTCCCCGACCGGCCGCCTCGCGATCATCGTGGTCGTCAGCGGCCTCGGCAAGGCCGTCGGCAGCGTGCTCGTCCTCTGGATCAGCGTCTCGGTCCGCGAGTCGGACCCGGTGCAGAAGGCGATCGAGAACTCCCGGTTCCGGATCCACGAGTGGTCCCGGAAGGCCTCGATCCGGATGGCCAGACGGTACGGCTATCTGGGGATGGCGATCGTCCTCTCGATCCCCTTCTTCCCCGATACCGCCTCGGTGTACGCCTTCTCGGTCCTCGAGGACGACTACCTGCGCTTTTCGGTCGCGGCGTTCGCCGGCAGCGTCGGCCGGTTGGTCGTCGTCGCCCTGTTCCTCGAGGGGACGATCGGGCTCTGA
- a CDS encoding transcription initiation factor IIB family protein, whose protein sequence is MSENIRERTRETEDEQEREREEYSCPECGGQLISDDEHGETVCADCGLVVAEDSVDRGPEWRAFDSREKDQKSRVGAPTTNTMHDKGLSTNIDWRNKDAYGNSLGSRQRQKMQRLRKWNERFRTRDSKERNLKQALGEIDRMASALGLPDNVRETASVIYRRALNEDLLPGRSIEGVATASVYAAARQAGVPRSLDEISEVSRVEKSEVARTYRYVVRELGLEVQPADPESYVPRFASGLELSDEAEHRARQLLRNAKEKGVHSGKSPVGLAAAAVYAAALLTNEKTTQAAVSEVADISEVTIRNRYHELLEAEESVGIA, encoded by the coding sequence ATGAGCGAGAACATCCGAGAACGAACGCGCGAGACCGAGGACGAACAGGAGCGAGAACGCGAGGAGTACAGCTGTCCCGAGTGCGGCGGCCAGCTGATCAGCGACGACGAACACGGCGAGACCGTCTGTGCGGACTGCGGACTCGTCGTCGCCGAGGATTCGGTCGATCGCGGGCCGGAGTGGCGCGCGTTCGACTCGCGCGAGAAGGACCAGAAATCGCGCGTGGGGGCCCCGACGACCAACACCATGCACGACAAGGGCCTCTCGACCAACATCGACTGGCGCAACAAGGACGCCTACGGCAACTCGCTTGGGAGCCGCCAGCGCCAGAAGATGCAGCGCCTCCGAAAGTGGAACGAGCGATTCCGGACACGCGATTCGAAGGAACGCAACCTCAAGCAGGCGCTCGGCGAGATCGACCGCATGGCCAGCGCGCTCGGCCTGCCGGACAACGTCCGGGAGACCGCGAGCGTGATCTACCGCCGGGCGCTCAACGAGGACCTCCTGCCGGGGCGCTCGATCGAGGGCGTCGCCACCGCGAGCGTCTACGCCGCCGCCCGGCAGGCCGGCGTTCCCCGCAGCCTCGACGAGATCAGCGAGGTCTCGCGCGTCGAGAAGAGCGAGGTCGCACGCACCTACCGCTACGTCGTCCGGGAACTCGGGCTGGAGGTCCAGCCCGCGGACCCCGAGAGCTACGTCCCGCGGTTCGCATCGGGGCTCGAACTCTCGGACGAGGCCGAACACCGCGCGCGCCAGCTCCTGCGGAACGCCAAGGAGAAGGGCGTCCACTCGGGCAAGTCGCCCGTCGGGCTGGCCGCCGCGGCGGTGTACGCCGCCGCGTTGCTCACCAACGAGAAGACCACCCAGGCCGCCGTCAGCGAGGTCGCCGACATCAGCGAGGTCACGATCCGCAATCGGTATCACGAACTCCTCGAAGCCGAGGAGAGCGTCGGCATCGCATAG
- the corA gene encoding magnesium/cobalt transporter CorA, protein MIESIATDGSRPGSVVAAREAEGSVWVRVTDAADGELDRVAEAFGIHPLAVEDLSGVVRPKTEEYPDYTFVLLKVAELAVGETSFEEELLVDPLGICIGDDWLVTFSFTATDACDRAWSAVERDGRLLARGPDFVASRIVDGVTDEYLESLDSLEARIEDVEDLVTTSTDIDTLERINRLRRELLGFRKLVWPTREAVGALARGDPDHVRPETEKYFRDVYDRLVHLVELTETYRDLVGGARDIYLNTISQSTNEVMKRLTVVATIVLPLTFVAGVYGMNFDAMPELGWAGGYFAVLLGMAGISLVLVAYFRRQDYL, encoded by the coding sequence ATGATCGAGTCGATCGCCACCGACGGCTCCCGGCCGGGGTCGGTCGTCGCGGCCCGCGAGGCCGAGGGATCGGTCTGGGTGCGCGTGACCGACGCCGCCGACGGGGAACTCGACCGGGTCGCGGAGGCGTTCGGGATCCACCCGCTGGCCGTCGAGGACCTCTCGGGCGTGGTCCGGCCCAAGACCGAGGAGTACCCCGACTACACGTTCGTCCTGTTGAAGGTCGCAGAACTCGCCGTCGGCGAGACGTCCTTCGAGGAGGAACTGCTCGTCGACCCGCTGGGGATCTGCATCGGCGACGACTGGCTGGTCACCTTCTCGTTCACGGCGACCGACGCCTGCGACCGGGCGTGGAGCGCGGTCGAGCGCGACGGCCGACTGCTCGCCCGGGGCCCCGACTTCGTCGCCTCCCGGATCGTCGACGGCGTCACCGACGAGTACCTGGAGAGCCTCGACTCGCTCGAAGCGAGGATCGAGGACGTAGAGGACCTCGTCACGACCTCGACCGACATCGACACGCTCGAACGAATCAACCGCCTCCGGCGCGAGCTACTCGGGTTTCGAAAGCTCGTGTGGCCGACCCGCGAGGCCGTCGGCGCGCTCGCGCGCGGCGACCCCGACCACGTCCGCCCCGAGACCGAGAAGTACTTCCGGGACGTCTACGACCGTCTCGTGCATCTGGTCGAACTCACCGAGACCTACCGCGACCTGGTCGGCGGGGCGCGCGACATCTACCTCAACACGATCTCCCAGTCGACCAACGAGGTGATGAAACGCCTCACCGTCGTCGCGACGATCGTCCTCCCGCTGACGTTCGTCGCCGGCGTCTACGGCATGAACTTCGATGCGATGCCCGAACTCGGCTGGGCGGGGGGCTACTTCGCCGTCCTGCTCGGGATGGCCGGGATCTCCCTCGTGCTCGTCGCGTACTTCCGCCGGCAGGACTACCTGTGA
- a CDS encoding S8 family serine peptidase: MPDMSENNRASGTGDAAGVPRRAFVRSVGVIGAAGIAGAFPGAASAAIDDALDTATDTLQEVLVVFEGNDDVALLEDLDLADGFHGFDVLPIAFTRLTGPQIGTVAGFEEVLKIAPNRELEYFNDEARETSGASEVQAGDGVGKYTGEGVHSVVIDSGIDGLHPDLAGGLVANWRWVGDPLTDDGDTTLWVDAGGTNTDDNGHGTHCSGTLCGDGAESDGEYRGMAPDADLTVYSAGLTLLIVKVVAAYDHMIARKRAGETDVQVVSNSYGASETGDFDPDDPGNVATWHAAREGILPVFAAGNSGPETNTLNYLARGPHVLGVAATHTDTSVAEFSSRGRSEGFDGETNYDRATAFENLRAHHDGEGSEGALGIYRNGIGAKGAAVLSTLNPAHPLQATGDDAETFYGLLSGTSMACPCVAGCATLLIDAYRETQGSTPEPIDVLNTLEAEADLDAIADVEDPDGAAVYSAENVGTGFVDALEAVSRAESGDLAGFDEVEVAPSGG; the protein is encoded by the coding sequence ATGCCAGACATGAGTGAAAATAACAGGGCGTCGGGGACGGGTGACGCCGCGGGCGTTCCCCGCCGGGCGTTCGTCCGCTCGGTCGGCGTGATCGGCGCTGCGGGTATCGCGGGCGCGTTCCCCGGGGCGGCGAGCGCCGCCATCGACGACGCCCTCGATACGGCGACCGACACGTTACAGGAGGTCCTCGTGGTGTTCGAGGGGAACGACGACGTCGCGCTCCTCGAGGATCTCGACCTCGCCGACGGCTTCCACGGGTTCGACGTCCTCCCGATCGCCTTCACCCGGCTGACGGGTCCCCAAATCGGGACGGTCGCGGGGTTCGAGGAGGTCCTCAAAATCGCGCCGAACCGCGAACTCGAGTACTTCAACGATGAGGCGCGCGAGACGAGCGGGGCGAGCGAGGTGCAGGCCGGCGACGGGGTGGGGAAGTACACCGGCGAGGGCGTCCATAGCGTCGTGATCGACTCGGGGATCGACGGCCTCCATCCCGACCTCGCGGGGGGCCTCGTGGCGAACTGGCGGTGGGTCGGCGACCCGCTCACTGACGACGGCGACACCACCCTCTGGGTCGACGCCGGCGGGACCAACACCGACGACAACGGCCACGGGACCCACTGTTCGGGCACCCTCTGTGGCGACGGGGCAGAGAGCGACGGCGAGTACCGCGGGATGGCCCCCGACGCCGACCTGACGGTCTACTCTGCCGGGCTGACCCTCCTGATCGTGAAGGTCGTCGCCGCCTACGACCACATGATCGCCCGGAAACGGGCGGGCGAGACGGACGTGCAGGTCGTCTCGAACTCCTACGGCGCGAGCGAAACGGGGGATTTCGATCCGGACGACCCGGGCAACGTCGCCACGTGGCACGCCGCACGGGAGGGGATCCTCCCCGTCTTCGCGGCCGGGAACAGCGGCCCGGAGACGAACACGCTCAACTACCTCGCCCGCGGCCCGCACGTCCTCGGGGTCGCCGCCACCCACACCGATACATCGGTGGCCGAGTTCTCCTCGCGCGGGCGCTCGGAGGGGTTCGATGGCGAGACGAACTACGACCGCGCGACGGCCTTCGAGAACCTGCGCGCCCACCACGACGGCGAAGGGTCCGAGGGGGCGCTCGGAATCTACCGCAACGGGATCGGCGCGAAGGGCGCGGCCGTGCTGAGCACGCTCAACCCGGCCCACCCGCTGCAGGCGACGGGCGACGACGCCGAGACGTTCTACGGCCTGCTCTCGGGGACGAGCATGGCCTGTCCCTGCGTTGCGGGCTGTGCGACGCTGCTGATCGACGCCTACCGCGAGACGCAGGGGTCGACGCCCGAGCCCATCGACGTCCTGAACACGCTCGAGGCCGAGGCGGACCTCGACGCGATAGCGGACGTCGAGGACCCCGACGGGGCCGCGGTCTACTCCGCCGAGAACGTCGGCACGGGCTTCGTCGACGCGCTGGAGGCCGTCTCCCGGGCCGAGAGCGGCGACCTCGCGGGCTTCGACGAGGTCGAGGTCGCGCCGAGCGGAGGGTAG
- a CDS encoding type I 3-dehydroquinate dehydratase, producing MGLDFDSFTLAASTADLGEEPRARERADCVEFRMDLAADSLTALASYTGDLPIIATNRADWEGGGADEPSEERRLDDLARAAEFDSVEAVDVELAAFDSGAAEETAAHARDHGANVIASAHDFEGTPGTDEMRETLERAIEYGDIGKLAVRAEEPGDVLVLLSITYDLARKGNRVATMAMGEAGRHSRAVAPIYGSKIGYAPVDPDEATAPGQYDLATLRELVDRLR from the coding sequence ATGGGCCTCGATTTCGATTCCTTTACGCTCGCCGCGTCGACGGCCGATCTGGGCGAGGAGCCACGCGCACGCGAACGCGCCGACTGCGTCGAGTTCCGCATGGATCTCGCGGCGGATTCGCTGACCGCACTCGCCTCCTACACCGGCGACCTCCCGATCATCGCGACCAACCGCGCCGACTGGGAGGGTGGCGGAGCGGACGAACCCTCGGAGGAACGCCGCCTCGACGACCTGGCTCGCGCCGCCGAGTTCGACAGCGTTGAGGCCGTCGACGTCGAACTCGCCGCGTTCGACTCCGGCGCGGCCGAGGAGACCGCGGCCCACGCACGCGATCACGGGGCGAACGTGATCGCCTCGGCTCACGACTTCGAGGGGACGCCGGGGACCGACGAGATGCGCGAGACGCTCGAACGGGCGATCGAGTACGGCGATATCGGCAAGCTCGCGGTTCGCGCCGAGGAACCGGGCGACGTCCTCGTCCTGTTGTCGATCACCTACGATCTGGCGAGGAAGGGGAACCGAGTCGCGACGATGGCGATGGGCGAGGCGGGCCGCCACTCGCGGGCGGTCGCACCGATCTACGGCTCGAAGATCGGCTACGCGCCGGTCGATCCCGATGAGGCGACCGCGCCGGGGCAGTACGACCTGGCGACGCTACGAGAACTGGTCGACCGGTTGCGGTAG
- the pyk gene encoding pyruvate kinase, translated as MRNAKIVCTLGPASDDRRTIRELADAGMSVARLNASHGSREDRAELIDRVKEVDEGSEEPLAVMLDTQGPEIRTAPLEEPIELEAGSRVRFVEGEDATPEEVGLSIPITGVEPGDRVLLDDGRIETTVEAVEGEVVIARVESGGPLPGRKGVNVPGVELDLDVVTEKDRRDLELAAEKGVDFVAASFVRDAEDIYEVGATVEEFGDPIPIVSKIERAGAVENLQEIVEASYGVMVARGDLGVECPMEDVPMIQKRIIRACRDAGAPVITATEMLDSMVHSRRPTRAEASDVANAVLDGTDAVMLSGETAIGDHPVRVVETMGSIVRQVERSDEYDEVRESRVPAPSDSRTEALARAARYLARDLDASAVVAASESGYTARKMAKYRPGVPVIASTPTERVRRQLALSWGVAAQYAPFTDEGPNAVIENAVNAALDSGVAESGDTVVVLSGMMSEIEGAGTTNMLKVHVAAETLETGTGVVSGRTSGPVVHTPDGDLAGVEQGSVLSLPPGFDGEFSGDLSGIAAIVDARSGMTGYPAMVARELGIPMVSGADLSDVPDGTTVTVDAERGVIYEGELASPTERREIDAPDWARGR; from the coding sequence ATGAGAAACGCGAAGATCGTCTGTACGCTCGGGCCGGCATCGGACGACCGGCGCACGATCCGCGAGTTGGCCGACGCGGGGATGTCGGTCGCACGGCTCAACGCGAGCCACGGCAGCCGCGAGGACCGCGCCGAACTGATCGACCGCGTCAAGGAGGTCGACGAGGGCTCGGAGGAGCCGCTGGCGGTCATGCTCGACACGCAGGGCCCGGAGATCCGCACCGCCCCCTTAGAGGAGCCGATCGAACTCGAGGCCGGTTCCCGCGTGCGCTTCGTCGAGGGCGAGGACGCCACCCCCGAGGAGGTCGGTCTCTCGATCCCCATCACCGGGGTCGAACCCGGCGACCGGGTCCTGCTCGACGACGGCCGGATCGAGACGACCGTCGAGGCGGTCGAGGGCGAGGTCGTGATCGCCCGCGTCGAGAGCGGTGGCCCCCTGCCGGGTCGGAAGGGGGTCAACGTCCCGGGCGTGGAACTCGACCTCGACGTCGTCACCGAGAAGGACCGCCGGGACCTCGAACTCGCCGCCGAGAAGGGGGTCGACTTCGTCGCGGCCTCGTTCGTCCGCGACGCCGAGGACATCTACGAGGTCGGCGCGACGGTCGAGGAGTTCGGCGACCCGATCCCGATCGTCTCGAAGATCGAGCGCGCCGGGGCCGTCGAGAACTTGCAAGAGATCGTCGAGGCCTCCTACGGCGTGATGGTCGCCCGGGGCGACCTCGGAGTGGAGTGCCCGATGGAGGACGTCCCGATGATCCAGAAACGCATCATCCGGGCGTGTCGGGATGCGGGCGCGCCCGTCATCACCGCGACGGAGATGCTCGACTCGATGGTCCACTCGCGGAGACCGACCCGCGCGGAGGCCTCCGACGTCGCGAACGCCGTCCTCGACGGCACCGACGCGGTGATGCTCTCGGGCGAGACGGCGATCGGCGACCACCCCGTTCGTGTCGTGGAGACGATGGGCAGCATCGTCCGGCAGGTCGAACGAAGCGACGAGTACGACGAGGTGCGCGAGAGTCGCGTGCCCGCGCCGAGCGACTCGCGGACCGAGGCGCTGGCCCGCGCGGCGCGCTACCTCGCGCGCGACCTCGACGCGAGCGCGGTCGTCGCGGCCAGCGAGTCGGGGTACACCGCCCGGAAGATGGCGAAATACCGGCCGGGCGTGCCCGTCATCGCCTCGACGCCCACCGAGCGCGTACGACGGCAACTCGCGCTGTCGTGGGGCGTCGCCGCCCAGTACGCGCCCTTCACCGACGAGGGGCCCAACGCCGTCATCGAGAACGCCGTGAACGCGGCGCTCGACTCGGGCGTCGCCGAGAGCGGCGACACCGTGGTGGTGCTCTCGGGGATGATGAGCGAGATCGAGGGCGCGGGCACGACGAACATGCTCAAGGTCCACGTCGCCGCCGAGACGCTCGAGACGGGGACCGGCGTCGTCTCCGGGCGGACGAGCGGGCCGGTCGTCCACACGCCGGACGGCGACCTCGCGGGGGTCGAGCAGGGATCGGTCCTCAGCCTCCCGCCGGGGTTCGACGGCGAGTTCTCGGGCGATCTCTCGGGGATCGCGGCGATCGTCGACGCCCGCTCGGGGATGACGGGCTACCCCGCGATGGTCGCGCGCGAACTCGGGATCCCGATGGTCAGCGGCGCGGACCTGAGCGACGTCCCCGACGGGACGACGGTGACCGTCGACGCCGAGCGCGGCGTGATCTACGAGGGCGAACTCGCGAGCCCGACCGAACGCCGCGAAATCGACGCCCCCGACTGGGCGAGGGGGCGGTGA
- a CDS encoding carbonic anhydrase, with protein MPGVSIESLLERNDTHVESLSEGHFDAVQDGQRPALVSVCCSDSRVSQEGMWSADEPGWIFTPSNIGNQVWERHDGDLVVDGSVLYPIVHTETGTTAVVGHTGCGAVTAAYHAVRGETGEEPPGIRNGIELLVPVVEEALEEGVVDPDTDEATTINRLVEYNVRRQVEFLVGAEEVPDDERIYGFVYDFQSVYGSVPGRAYLVSADGETDTDRLREAVPENSQDHVRSLLE; from the coding sequence ATGCCGGGAGTCTCGATCGAATCGCTGCTCGAACGGAACGACACGCACGTCGAATCGCTCTCCGAGGGTCACTTCGACGCCGTCCAGGACGGCCAGCGGCCCGCGCTCGTCTCGGTCTGCTGTTCGGACTCCAGGGTGTCCCAGGAGGGGATGTGGAGCGCCGACGAACCGGGCTGGATCTTCACCCCGAGCAACATCGGCAACCAGGTCTGGGAGCGCCACGACGGCGACCTCGTCGTCGACGGGTCGGTGCTCTACCCGATCGTCCACACCGAAACGGGGACGACGGCCGTCGTCGGCCACACCGGCTGTGGGGCGGTCACGGCCGCGTATCACGCCGTCCGCGGCGAGACGGGCGAGGAACCCCCGGGGATCCGAAACGGGATCGAACTCCTCGTTCCGGTCGTCGAGGAGGCCCTCGAGGAGGGCGTCGTCGACCCCGACACGGACGAGGCGACGACGATCAACCGCCTGGTCGAGTACAACGTCCGCCGACAGGTCGAGTTCCTCGTCGGGGCGGAGGAGGTCCCGGACGACGAGCGGATCTACGGGTTCGTCTACGACTTTCAGAGCGTCTACGGGTCGGTCCCCGGGAGGGCCTACCTCGTGAGCGCCGACGGCGAGACCGATACCGATCGGCTTCGGGAGGCCGTTCCCGAGAACTCGCAGGACCACGTCCGAAGCCTACTGGAGTAG
- a CDS encoding SPFH domain-containing protein → MIPAVPLQATLTLTFVALLLLFLAIVTVWQMVEIVDATEKRALTVFGEYRKLLEPGIHFIPPFVSATHRFDMRTQTLDVPRQEAITRDNSPVTADAVVYIKVMDAKKAFLEVDDYKRAVSNLAQTTLRAVLGDMELDDTLSRREQINNKIRKELDEPTDEWGIRVESVEVREVNPSQDVQRAMEQQTSAERKRRAMILEAQGERRSAVEKAEGDKQSNIIRAQGEKQSQILEAQGDAVSTVLRAKSAESMGERAVIERGMETLESIGQGESTTFVLPQELTSLMGRYGKHLTGSDVKLDEGQLDSLEFDDETRQMLGLDNIDELIGQIDEEADLDVEEMEQEAQAIKEGEDVGTIQDPDEVITGMSDEFESEEEREDLETETETN, encoded by the coding sequence ATGATCCCCGCCGTACCGCTGCAGGCGACGCTCACGCTCACGTTCGTCGCGTTGTTGCTCCTGTTTCTCGCCATCGTCACCGTCTGGCAGATGGTCGAGATCGTCGACGCGACGGAGAAACGCGCCCTGACGGTCTTCGGCGAGTACAGGAAACTGCTCGAACCGGGGATCCACTTCATCCCCCCGTTCGTCAGCGCGACACACCGATTCGACATGCGGACCCAGACGCTCGACGTGCCCCGACAGGAGGCCATCACGCGGGACAACTCGCCCGTCACCGCCGACGCCGTCGTCTACATCAAGGTGATGGACGCGAAGAAGGCCTTCCTCGAGGTCGACGACTACAAGCGGGCCGTCTCGAACCTCGCCCAGACGACCCTTCGAGCCGTGCTCGGCGACATGGAACTCGACGACACCCTGAGTCGGCGCGAGCAGATCAACAACAAGATCCGAAAGGAACTCGACGAGCCCACCGACGAGTGGGGCATTCGAGTGGAAAGCGTCGAAGTTCGAGAAGTGAACCCGAGCCAGGACGTCCAGCGCGCGATGGAACAGCAGACCTCCGCCGAGCGAAAGCGCCGCGCGATGATCCTCGAGGCGCAGGGCGAACGCCGCTCGGCCGTCGAGAAGGCGGAAGGGGACAAACAGTCGAACATCATCCGCGCCCAGGGTGAGAAACAGAGCCAGATCCTCGAGGCGCAGGGTGATGCGGTCTCCACGGTACTGAGAGCGAAGTCCGCGGAATCGATGGGCGAGCGTGCGGTCATCGAACGCGGGATGGAGACCCTCGAATCGATCGGTCAGGGCGAGTCGACCACGTTCGTCCTGCCCCAGGAGCTGACCTCGCTGATGGGTCGGTACGGCAAGCACCTCACCGGCAGCGACGTGAAGCTCGACGAGGGACAGCTCGACAGCCTCGAGTTCGACGACGAGACCCGACAGATGCTCGGCCTCGACAACATCGACGAGCTGATCGGCCAGATCGACGAGGAGGCCGACCTGGACGTCGAGGAGATGGAACAGGAGGCTCAGGCGATCAAGGAGGGCGAGGACGTGGGCACCATCCAGGACCCCGACGAGGTGATCACCGGGATGAGCGACGAGTTCGAGAGCGAGGAGGAGCGAGAGGACCTCGAAACCGAGACCGAGACGAACTGA
- a CDS encoding NfeD family protein — translation MVEILGESLPLVLLVVGVILTIAEAIAPGAHLIVLGVALVVAGLVGLALGPFIGGGALAVALAATVLLVGGVALFAYRELDIYGGKGAGRTSDSDSLRGRTGRVTERVTPSGGQVKLTGGFNPYYTARSIDGTIEEGEEVFVIDPGGGNVLTVESLGVVEDEIDRELDLGRVTDDEDAEREPEYDLEK, via the coding sequence ATGGTAGAGATCCTCGGGGAGTCGTTGCCGCTCGTCCTCCTGGTCGTCGGGGTGATCCTCACGATCGCGGAGGCGATCGCGCCGGGTGCTCACCTGATCGTCCTCGGGGTCGCGCTGGTCGTCGCCGGGCTGGTCGGGCTGGCGCTCGGCCCCTTCATCGGCGGCGGGGCGCTCGCGGTCGCGCTGGCGGCGACGGTCCTCCTGGTGGGTGGCGTCGCGCTGTTCGCCTACCGCGAACTCGACATCTACGGCGGGAAGGGCGCGGGGCGGACGAGCGATTCCGACTCGCTCAGGGGGCGCACGGGGCGGGTCACCGAACGGGTCACGCCCAGCGGCGGACAGGTCAAACTCACCGGCGGCTTCAACCCCTACTACACCGCCCGGTCGATCGACGGCACCATCGAGGAGGGCGAGGAGGTGTTCGTCATCGACCCCGGCGGCGGCAACGTCCTCACGGTCGAGTCGCTGGGCGTCGTCGAGGACGAGATCGACCGCGAACTCGATCTGGGGCGGGTGACGGACGACGAGGACGCCGAACGCGAACCCGAGTACGACCTCGAGAAGTAG